CTCGCGCAGACCATAGTGGAAGATCAGCTTCTGCTTTTCCCGCAGCTGTGCCCCAAACTCTGACAACTTCGGCTTACGCTCGCGGCCGTGCTGGCCCGGCGGATAGTTTCTCTTTTCGAGCGCGCCGGGCTTGCCCAAGCCAGGCAGTTCCAGCCCCAGTGCGCGCTGCATCTTCCACTTTGTCCGATGGCCCATATCGTTGAGGACCCCTCCTGACGCCAAGAAATCGTCAAGGGTCCCTCAACCGCCGACAAACTAAGACTAAACAAGTCCTATATTCATTTCCACTGGCCTTCATTGAAGTGCGCAAAAAAAGACCTGAAAGGTATAAACCCCGCCCTGAGGCGGGGTTTATATACGTCTTGCGATATGTGGAATCGTTATTTGCCGTTCTCTGTTCCCCGAATGAACTCGGCGGTGTCGTCGTGGAATCGCTTCATGATCGACTCGTTCAGATAGACCATGTGTCCGGACTCGTAGAAGTGGTAGCTGATGTTCTTCTGCAGGGCTGCGGGAATCTGCAGATGCTTCATCTCGTACTCCGCTCCAAAATAGAGCGTCCCCAGGTCGAAGTAGCCGCCCAGCAGCATGACCTTCAACTTCGGATTGCCCTTCATGCAGTTGGCCAGATCTGTCATCACATTGGTGCTTCGACCGAAGTTGGCAAACCCCTTGCGCATGTCCCAGTCAAAGCCGGGGTCACCGTAAGCACCCGGCTTATAGGTCATCTGGTCGCCATACTTTAACGTCTCGCGAGCGTAGCTGTTGATGGCGGTGGTGTAGGCCGAGGTGATGGCCTGCCCCTGTGGATCGTACTCCGCCTCCGATGACAGCGGATCGATATCGGGAGCCGCGTAGCGCGAGTCCAGACGGCCCGTCGTCAAGCCATCGCCAAGCTGCAGCATCTTGGAAAATCCACCGCCGTTGACGCGCAGATCGGCGCGCAGCAGATAGTCAACCGGCAGACCGGTATAGCCATGCAGCTTCTCAGCGACAGCGCGCTTGTCGGCATCACCCAGGTCAGCACCCTTTGCCAACGCCAGCAGATAGTCCGTCGTAGCAAAGTGCTCGACCTCGGTCAGAAAGGGCTCGAGCGCAGCCGGCTGCGTCGGCAGTTTGTGGTGATAGAAAGCCGTAGCCGCCATGCTGGGCAGCGACAGAACATAGGCCATATCGCTGCCCGGTCCGGAACGCGATCCGTCAGCCGAGTCGGCAAAGTTCAGAATCTGGCTCAGCAGAATGACACCGTTTAGATCAACACCGCTGTTCTGCAGCATGTTCGAGAGCACTGCGGAACGCGTGGTGCCGTAGCTCTCGCCAAAGAGATACTTCGGCGAGTTCCAGCGGGAGTATTTGGTCAAAAAGCGGCGGATGAAACGGTCGAAGGCATGCGCATCCTGGTCGATACCCCAGAAGGCCTTCTCCTTATCTTTACCGAAGAGACGGCTGAAACCCGCACCAGGCATATCGATGAAGACCACGTCCGAGACATCGAGCAGCGAATAGGTATTGTCCGTGATCTTGTACGGCGCGGCCGGATCGTGATGCGTGTCGTTGGTGATCACACGCTTCGGTCCGAATGACCCCATGTGCAGCCACATCGTCGAGCTGCCCGGGCCACCGTTATAGAGGAAGGTCACGGGCCGCTCCTCGGCCTTCGCACCCTTCTTGAAATAAGCCGTGTAGAAGATGCGGGCGGTCGCCGGAGCCTCCTCCGGCTTTTCGAGGTTGATATGCGCCTCAGGCAGCCAGCTTCCGTCGAGCGCAATTTGCGCATCGTGCGCATCATCGGCGGCGACCGTCAGTGTGCCGGCGACAGCCTTGTAGTCGACCCGCTGACCGTTCGCGGTGACCGAACCCTCAGTTTCGGAAGCAGGCGTTACCACGGCGGGCATAGCAGCGGCGGGGGCGGGGGCAGGAACCTTCGGCGGCTCTTCCTTCTGCTGGGCAAAACAGGAAACGGTTGCAAATGCCAGAAAAACAAGCTTCTTCATAGTGATGTTTGACACCTCGGCTAATAGAGGACGGGGGATTCCGTTCTTGCAACAGGTTACAGGCAAAAAAATAGGCCCCACATACGTGTACGTGGGGCCTCGCTCAAGGATTTGTCGGTGCCTGGATTGTTCTGCAGCACTTGGACCTGCCAACCATACTTGCCTCCGCCGGACTCTCCCTAAGGGCCCGGAATCTGCATCGTTAGCTAGCCTAATTGCCCCAAACAACGGAACCGTACAACATATTGTGTTGTCTATGCAGATAAGTCAAGCAAAATTTCGCCAGATGGGAACGAATGCGTGAAAGTCGCCGTATCCTTCCATCACTATGAAAACCTCCGTCTGCCTGCTCACTCTCGTATCTGCGACTGCGCTGCTCGCCACCGGCTGCCGCGTCTCCTCCAGTGGCGAGTCCGGCAACAAGGATGTTCGTGTCGCCACCCCGTTTGGAGGACTACAGGTCAAAACCGACCCGGAGAAGGTCATCAGCGGTCTCGGCCTGCCCGTCTATCCCGGCGCCTCCCTCGAAATGAAACAGAAGGATGGCAAGGAGGAACCCGATGCGGCCGACTTCAATATGGGTTTCGGGGACTTCCGCATCCATGTGAAGGCGGTGACCTACACCACCACCGACTCAGCCGACAAGGTTGAGGCTTACTACCGCAAGGCCCTTGCCGCCTATGGGGACGTCATCGCCTGCAAAGACAGCAAGCCGATCGGTACCCCGACCCGCACCGGCCAGGGCCTGACCTGCGATGAGAAGGATGGCCACGTGAACGTCAATGGCAAGGGGACGGATTCAGTAAAAGGCGACCTGGACCTGCGAGCCGGCTCAAAGCAGCACCAGCACATCGTCGGTATTGAGAAGAAGGGCGATGTTACCCGCTTCGGCCTGGTGGCGCTCGATCTGCCAGGCAAGATCAGCTTCGACGATAACGACAAGGACAAGGAAAAACAGGCTAACTAGCCCATGCACTGGGTGCCCCATTCACCCCAACGAACGTGTTCGTTGGGGTGGTCACGCGAAAGCGTGAGTGGGACATTCGAGCAAAGTTCGAATCGTCTTTTTTTGTCATTTCGCAGCGTTCGGGGTCCCCGGCCAGCTTTGCTGGCTGGGGTGAAGCGCAGCGGAGAAATCTGCTTCTCTACCGATCGATCTCCCGACTCAAAACTTCAAAAGCAGATCCCTTCGGGATGACAAAAGATACGATTTGAGCGGGTCTCGCATATCCCACCCATCGCGTTGCGATGGATGGGGCGCCCAGATGTGTGGCTCAACAAAAGCAGGTCCTCCACTCACCCATCCAAAGCTGCTCCGACACCCCGACGTGTCCGATATCCGGAATACGCGGAAGATTCATACAGTTATCCGCAAGCGGGGCCGTCTGCGACCCAGCCTCTCTTCTAATCGTAGTTCTCCGGTTGCCTGAGACCGGTGGGCCACGTATCATTCGAGGGCAGAATGAGCGAGTCGAAGCCGAAACCCACCCTCCGCGAGAAGGGCAGATTGATGTCTGCCTCAGAGATCGAGCGCACCCTGGTGCGCCTGGCACACGAGATTGTCGAAAAGAACAATGGCGCGGCCAACCTGGGTCTGGTCGGCATCAAGCGCCGCGGCGTTCCTTTAGCGGAGCGTCTGGCAAAACTGATCGGAGCGATTGAAAAGACTACGGTCGACACCGGCGTCCTGGATATCAGCTTCTACCGCGACGACCTGTCGACGTCGGGAACGCGGCCGACGGTGACTCCCGGCGCGATCGGTTTTGACGTCAACGACCGCGACATCATTCTGATGGACGACGTGCTCTATACCGGCCGTACCATCCGCGCCGCGCTCGATGCCCTGTTTGACCACGGACGTCCCCGCTCGGTACAACTTCTGGTGCTGATTGATCGCGGCTGGCGCGAACTGCCCATCGAAGCGCAGTTCATCGGCCGTAAGGTCCAAACGACTGACCGCGAAATTATTGAAGTGAAGTTCAACGAAGTCGACCAGCAGGAGCAGGTTCTGCTCGTGGAGCGAGTCGACTAACCCAGGTTTTCCCGTGTTACATCCTGATGTCACCTGCCACTAAGTCCGCCTCTAAATCTGCGCATAAGTCTGTGCCTAAAAAGGCAACAGCTCAGGCGCCGCAGCCGAAGGCTACGACACCATCAGCCGACGGCATTCACCCTGGCAGCCTGCTCTCGATCACGCAGCTCTCGCTCGAAGAGGTCAGCAATATTCTTGCGCTCGCCGAGCGCCTGGCCGGCGAACCGCAGAGCAAGCACGCAACCCTGCTGGAAAACCGCAAGCTGGCGCTGCTGTTCTACGAGAGCAGCACACGAACCCGCACCAGCTTTGAGCTTGCAGCAAAATCACTCGGCGCCATGACCACCCTGGTCAGCGACAAGTCCTCCTCGATCGAGAAGGGCGAGAGCCTGAAAGATACCGGCCTGACGCTGCGCGCACTGGGAGCAGAGTGCATCATCCTGCGGCACAACGCCTCCGGCTCGCCGTATCTGTTGGCGAAGCATACCGGTCTACCCGTGCTGAATGCGGGCGATGGCATGCACGAGCACCCATCGCAGGCGCTGCTGGATCTTCGCACCATCCTCAGCCGCCTGGGGAAGAAGCAGGCCGCAACCGACACCACGCTCGACGGCATTACTGTCTGCATCACCGGCGACATCCTGCACTCACGCGTAGCCCGCTCGAATGCTCTGCTGCTGCCTCGTCTTGGCGCAAAGGTCATTCTGTGCGGTCCGCAGCAGCTGCTTCCCCCGGAAGCCGTTGATCTATCCACTGGGATCACGCTGGAGCGCGACTTCGACAAGGCGCTGCAGCAGTCGCAGGTCGCCATGATGCTTCGCATCCAGAAGGAGCGGCTGGCCGGCATGCAGATTGACCTGGCCGACTACCAGAAACAGTACCAGCTCAATGAAGATCGCTACTTCAAACACGCGCCCACCGCGGTGGTGATGCATCCCGGCCCGATGATCCGTGGGCTCGAGATCACGGCGGATATCGCCGACGGCCCAAGCTCCGCCATTGAGGAACAGGTGCGCAACGGTCTCGCCATCCGCATGGCGCTTCTCGTACGCGCGTTGAACGGAGGCGCCGCATGAAATCGATTCTGATCAAAGGCGGCCATCTGATTGATCCGCCATCGCGCACCGATCGTCCGCGCGATCTGCTCATTCACGACAACAAGATTGTTGAACTCGGCGATCCGGGCAAGCTCAATGCCACGGCCAAGAAAGAAGGCGCCGAGGTTATCGACGCTACCGGCCTGGTGGTCGCGCCTGGATTGGTCGATATCCACGTTCACCTGCGTGAACCAGGCCAGGGCCACAAGGAGACCATCGAGTCCGGCACCAAAGCCGGCGCGATGGGTGGATTCACCGCGCTCTGCTGCATGCCCAACACCTCTCCGGTAAACGATTCGCCGGAGATCACCCGCTGGATGCTCTCGCCGGAACGCAACGCTGTTATTCGCGTCTTCCCCGTTGCAGCCGCAACCCGCGGCAGCATGGGCGAGGCCATTACGGAGTACGGCTCGTTGAAAGCTGCCGGCGCCGTCGGCGTCTCTGACGATGGCAAGCCTGTCCTGCAGGATGCCATCATGCATCAGGCGCTCATTGCTGCTGCGCGCGCCGGCGTGCCAATGATTCAGCATGCCGAGAACACCAAGATCACCGTGGGCGCCAGCATGAACGCCGGCGCACGCGCCTTCCGCCTGGGCCTGCGCGGCATGTCGGTCGAAGCGGAGTCCGGCATTGTGGAGCGCGATATACGTCTCGTCCGCGAGCTGACGACTTCCGGCAAGGGTCCACGGCCACATCTGCACGTTCAGCATGTCTCCACGGCGAAAGCGATGGAGGCCATTCGTCACGCCAAGCGCGCGGGTCTGCATGTGACCTGCGAGGTAGCGCCGCATCACTTCATGCTGACCGATGAAGCAGTCGAGGGCTACAACACGCACGCGAAGATGAATCCTCCGCTGCGCGGCGAGGCTGATCGTGCCGCGATGGTGACAGCACTGCTGGACGGCACTGCCGACTGCATTGCAACCGATCACGCTCCGCACGCCGTGCACGAGAAAGAGCAGGAGTTCGAGAAGGCTCCGAACGGCATCACCGGTCTGGAGACATCACTCTCACTTTCGATCAAGATGCTGCATCATCAGCACCGTATGCCATTACTGCGGCTGATCCACCTGATGAGCACCGCGCCTGCACACATCATGGGCCTGCGCGGACGCGGAACCCTGGCGCCTGAAGCCTTCGCCGATGTCGTGCTCTTCGATCCGAAATCGACCTGGACCTTCAATGCCCGCAACTCTCCATCGAAATCACGCAACACACCGTTCGATGGACACACGTTGCCGGGAGTCGTGAAGATGACGATCTCGGAAGGACGGATCGTTTACCGAAGCTAGTTGAATCGTGGAATGGTTGAATCGTTGAATGGTAAAAGCCCGGTGAATGCCGGGCTTTTTGTTTTGTGAGCATCTATTCGTTAACAAAAGTTCAGGACCTACCCTGACCGTTCGGCGACCAAACTATTCAACGATTCAACCATGCAACGATTCAACGACTTCCCACTACTTACAACTTGCAACTGTCTTTCCCGCATCGTATTACTCGAACAACCCTCGCGCCTCCCCTCCCACTGGCGCGATCAGAAACGAGGACGATCGATGTTTCTCCCCTGGAAGACAATTTCATCTACCGCAGCGGCGTTGTTATTGTGCTGTGCGCTTGCGGGTTGCAAGTCTGCGGATGAAAAAGCGCTGGAACAAGCGAAACAACAGGCTGCGGCCACGGGTCAGCCGCAGCAGGTAGTGACCAATGACGGTAAGGGCAATATCGTTACAACGACGGTGCAACCGCCCGATCCGCAGACGCATCAGCAGACCATCACACAGACCACTGCTCCGGCTCCGATGGGCAGCACTCCTGGAACTACCACCACTGCGGCAACTCCCATGATGGCTCCTGGCACCGCTCCTGGCACCGCTCCAGGCGCAACTCCGGTTCCGGCCGGCGCTGCTGTACCGGAACCGAATAAGCCGATCGTGAAGCCGGTAGATGTGAAGATCCCCGCCGGAACCAACATGGCTATCCGCATCAATCAGCACATCAGCGTGAAGACTACGCCCGCAGGCTCCCGCTTCACCGGCGAGATCGCCGAGCCTATCGCAGTGAATGATCGCGTAATCGTACCGCGTGGCACACCAGTCGGCGGCGTTGTCGAGGAGTCGCACAAGCGCGGTCACTTCAAGGGCGCATCCATCCTGCAACTTCGCCTCACCAGCATGACCCTGAACGGCACCGAATACCCACTGGAAACCGGGACCTTTACCCGGACCAAAAAGGGTAAAGGTAAGCGCAGCGCCGCCTGGATCGGCGGCGGTACCGGCGCCGGCATGCTGATCGGCGGCCTGGCTACCGGCGGCGTCGGCCTTCTGGTCGGCGGCCTCTCCGGCGCTGGCGCAGGCACAGCTGTTGCCGGCCTGACCGGCAACAAGGACATCGACTTACCTGCCGAGTCGCTTGTCCGTTTCCGCCTGGCCGACGACCTCAGCGTCGTCCCCCCGGCAAACAACAACGCGGCCTCACAGCAGTAGCACAGACAAGATAAACAGTTAGCCTCCCTTAGCGGACGTCCCCCGGCGTCCGCTCTTTTTTTGAATAACCAAATGATTGAAGAATTGAATGATTGAAGAATTGAATGATTGAAGAAGGGCTGCGCGTAGCGTCATTCAATGATTCATTAATTCCATTATTCAATCATCATTCAACCTCCTAGTTGACAATCCTTCCACTCCGAGAAATACTCAACCATATGGTTGAACGTGAAGCGAAACTCGATCGGGTCTTTCATGCGCTCTCCGACGGCACGCGACGGAAGATGTTGCGCCGGCTGGCGGGTGGGGAGCACTCG
This genomic window from Terriglobus albidus contains:
- a CDS encoding S10 family peptidase, which codes for MKKLVFLAFATVSCFAQQKEEPPKVPAPAPAAAMPAVVTPASETEGSVTANGQRVDYKAVAGTLTVAADDAHDAQIALDGSWLPEAHINLEKPEEAPATARIFYTAYFKKGAKAEERPVTFLYNGGPGSSTMWLHMGSFGPKRVITNDTHHDPAAPYKITDNTYSLLDVSDVVFIDMPGAGFSRLFGKDKEKAFWGIDQDAHAFDRFIRRFLTKYSRWNSPKYLFGESYGTTRSAVLSNMLQNSGVDLNGVILLSQILNFADSADGSRSGPGSDMAYVLSLPSMAATAFYHHKLPTQPAALEPFLTEVEHFATTDYLLALAKGADLGDADKRAVAEKLHGYTGLPVDYLLRADLRVNGGGFSKMLQLGDGLTTGRLDSRYAAPDIDPLSSEAEYDPQGQAITSAYTTAINSYARETLKYGDQMTYKPGAYGDPGFDWDMRKGFANFGRSTNVMTDLANCMKGNPKLKVMLLGGYFDLGTLYFGAEYEMKHLQIPAALQKNISYHFYESGHMVYLNESIMKRFHDDTAEFIRGTENGK
- the pyrR gene encoding bifunctional pyr operon transcriptional regulator/uracil phosphoribosyltransferase PyrR: MSESKPKPTLREKGRLMSASEIERTLVRLAHEIVEKNNGAANLGLVGIKRRGVPLAERLAKLIGAIEKTTVDTGVLDISFYRDDLSTSGTRPTVTPGAIGFDVNDRDIILMDDVLYTGRTIRAALDALFDHGRPRSVQLLVLIDRGWRELPIEAQFIGRKVQTTDREIIEVKFNEVDQQEQVLLVERVD
- a CDS encoding aspartate carbamoyltransferase catalytic subunit, coding for MPKKATAQAPQPKATTPSADGIHPGSLLSITQLSLEEVSNILALAERLAGEPQSKHATLLENRKLALLFYESSTRTRTSFELAAKSLGAMTTLVSDKSSSIEKGESLKDTGLTLRALGAECIILRHNASGSPYLLAKHTGLPVLNAGDGMHEHPSQALLDLRTILSRLGKKQAATDTTLDGITVCITGDILHSRVARSNALLLPRLGAKVILCGPQQLLPPEAVDLSTGITLERDFDKALQQSQVAMMLRIQKERLAGMQIDLADYQKQYQLNEDRYFKHAPTAVVMHPGPMIRGLEITADIADGPSSAIEEQVRNGLAIRMALLVRALNGGAA
- a CDS encoding dihydroorotase, which encodes MKSILIKGGHLIDPPSRTDRPRDLLIHDNKIVELGDPGKLNATAKKEGAEVIDATGLVVAPGLVDIHVHLREPGQGHKETIESGTKAGAMGGFTALCCMPNTSPVNDSPEITRWMLSPERNAVIRVFPVAAATRGSMGEAITEYGSLKAAGAVGVSDDGKPVLQDAIMHQALIAAARAGVPMIQHAENTKITVGASMNAGARAFRLGLRGMSVEAESGIVERDIRLVRELTTSGKGPRPHLHVQHVSTAKAMEAIRHAKRAGLHVTCEVAPHHFMLTDEAVEGYNTHAKMNPPLRGEADRAAMVTALLDGTADCIATDHAPHAVHEKEQEFEKAPNGITGLETSLSLSIKMLHHQHRMPLLRLIHLMSTAPAHIMGLRGRGTLAPEAFADVVLFDPKSTWTFNARNSPSKSRNTPFDGHTLPGVVKMTISEGRIVYRS